One window of Branchiostoma lanceolatum isolate klBraLanc5 chromosome 6, klBraLanc5.hap2, whole genome shotgun sequence genomic DNA carries:
- the LOC136436475 gene encoding stimulated by retinoic acid gene 6 protein-like yields the protein MAKMAANISNSTRYCLTVDTVSFSDYALFVAIPILLLLSFLESRGDRGRRCGSEGHRCRRPGLLVPVNFLDTGRNRWAYAITLGASTNMCVTLFNGSFGDHFDKWFTLPDNDSKPWLQQLIALVSAMEVGLVYFPFLVCLKTTYRMVGLPLGLFYSIMWFVVYVLEHMGCLNNPTFVSVDLETTLPGAICHLILVVKFAELCKKFWSKGCRGLVDDDLDKVAQEGDFRYIRRLLTKTKPKTESWYRWYFRKYTRADDGIRFSARMTTTMVVSFLCLYSLAVLEIENGALLIEYIRQKFKNIDGMLYAFKVSWIVSGVAALLIHIVYILVIMVNYRKHMRALYRGDVSWMPSNFQSSTANSIYSGMNYSGTQIAFILWGFVVQQATFLLICGALYGLVSYPKLIVWILQYLGPTIGVTTATLAVQMSLSAFVFSQRKINPTDKDRPLAIDNRNFYHVTSYFMFFFNVMKGLFTSLLRVLLGGFLGGMSQARIDRSVFMQGFENWDFGFKSYLDMLRIEVAHNHPVLLVFCQRLLNAAKRMREIKSWRDHNPEFRPLLSDVEFNFNSKDARFKKRLKLKWLVLYTIVRNPKVVGTKKHVIRMEKSERDHVYRFLAGRVFAAKTAGEPRMSELYDQGSGNLRVKSLDKSYGTMRETDRYKAHPGP from the coding sequence ATGGCCAAAATGGCGGCCAACATCTCAAACAGCACCAGGTACTGCTTAACGGTGGACACTGTCTCGTTCTCGGACTATGCCCTGTTCGTGGCTATCCCCATCCTTCTGCTGCTCTCGTTCCTAGAGAGCCGGGGCGATAGAGGACGTCGTTGCGGGAGCGAGGGGCACAGGTGCCGCCGGCCCGGCTTGCTCGTCCCCGTGAACTTCCTCGACACGGGACGGAACCGCTGGGCCTACGCGATTACCCTGGGCGCCTCCACCAACATGTGTGTGACTCTCTTCAACGGGTCTTTCGGTGATCACTTTGACAAGTGGTTTACGCTGCCTGACAACGACTCAAAGCCATGGCTACAGCAACTGATCGCTCTCGTTTCTGCTATGGAGGTCGGACTCGTGTATTTTCCCTTCCTGGTCTGCCTGAAAACTACGTACAGAATGGTCGGTTTGCCTCTCGGACTTTTCTACTCAATCATGTGGTTTGTTGTGTACGTCCTAGAACACATGGGGTGCCTTAACAATCCCACCTTTGTGTCAGTAGATTTAGAAACCACCTTACCGGGAGCTATATGCCATCTCATTCTAGTCGTGAAATTTGCAGAACTGTGTAAGAAGTTCTGGAGTAAAGGGTGTCGTGGTCTCGTCGACGACGACTTGGACAAAGTCGCACAGGAAGGCGACTTTCGATACATCCGACGGCTTTTGACAAAGACGAAGCCCAAGACAGAATCGTGGTATCGGTGGTACTTTAGAAAGTACACCCGTGCAGACGACGGTATCCGTTTTTCGGCACGTATGACAACAACTATGGTGGTGTCCTTCCTCTGTCTGTATTCACTCGCAGTACTTGAGATAGAAAACGGTGCCCTTCTCATTGAATATATACGCCAGAAATTCAAAAATATCGATGGTATGCTGTATGCTTTTAAGGTGTCTTGGATTGTATCAGGGGTAGCAGCGCTCCTGATCCACATTGTTTACATCCTCGTCATCATGGTGAACTACCGTAAACACATGCGGGCTCTCTATCGGGGGGATGTCTCCTGGATGCCGAGTAATTTCCAGTCGAGCACCGCGAACTCTATTTACTCCGGTATGAACTATTCCGGGACCCAGATAGCGTTCATTTTGTGGGGTTTTGTCGTCCAACAGGCCACGTTTCTCTTGATCTGTGGCGCACTGTACGGTCTCGTTAGTTATCCAAAGCTTATAGTTTGGATTCTGCAGTACTTAGGGCCGACGATAGGAGTCACCACTGCAACGTTAGCCGTTCAGATGTCTCTCTCAGCCTTCGTGTTCtctcaaagaaaaataaacccCACCGACAAGGACCGTCCGTTGGCCATAGACAACCGGAATTTCTACCACGTCACTTCCTATTTCATGTTCTTCTTTAACGTCATGAAGGGGCTGTTTACGTCACTGCTGCGGGTGCTGCTGGGAGGGTTTCTCGGCGGGATGTCGCAGGCCAGGATCGACCGCAGCGTCTTCATGCAGGGGTTCGAGAACTGGGACTTCGGGTTCAAGTCGTACCTGGACATGCTTCGGATTGAAGTCGCTCACAACCACCCGGTTCTACTGGTCTTCTGCCAACGGCTGCTTAACGCAGCGAAGCGCATGCGCGAGATCAAGTCATGGCGGGATCATAATCCTGAATTTAGACCCCTTCTCTCCGATGTAGAATTTAATTTCAATTCTAAAGACGCCCGATTTAAGAAACGCCTCAAGCTGAAGTGGCTTGTGTTGTACACTATCGTTCGAAACCCAAAAGTCGTCGGCACAAAAAAGCACGTCATCCGTATGGAGAAGAGTGAACGGGACCACGTCTATAGGTTCTTAGCTGGGAGAGTCTTTGCTGCAAAGACCGCAGGAGAACCTAGAATGAGTGAACTCTACGACCAGGGTTCTGGAAACTTACGAGTGAAGTCGCTCGATAAATCATATGGTACAATGAGAGAGACGGACAGATACAAGGCCCATCCCGGCCCATAG
- the LOC136436478 gene encoding protein unc-93 homolog A-like: protein MEQNSCGNSSACEEEFTQSSQPTSTKRIWKNLIALSLVFMVNWTAFEAIQNLQSTLNSEAGLGVVSLSCVYGSMVLSCLYAPLLIHKVGSCKWTIVVCLFGHVLYTGSNFYPSWFTLIPSSILLGSISGPIWTAQITYLTTSAHQYTKAAQHGSPKGDISKFNGVFYFIFEMAGISGNLISSLVLSKGRQDIGKGEFCGAMDCGLESNWTSDYDVTNSSTSSVMSYNSTGLPDDKQQVIVYTLFGVFLACNILAALIAWLCLDKDVKNVEKESAESIQVSQLLLRTVRVFKDIDYVLLMPLVVIIGMAEAIVAGEITKSYVSCALGVQMVGYAMLCFSVTSGVCSSLFGYLSKYTGTRSLILAAVAANAILLIYMLLWQPDGDSLASILSVSGGWGVVRAVWHTQLYAVLGATFPSNQEAVFANTKMTQSLGNTLVFAYSSALCMDVKLYIYMAILAVGTVGYGALEWKTRNKNNTEADTVDRTVDRGKGRDAAPETCDLMERETSL, encoded by the exons ATGGAGCAGAATTCCTGCGGCAACAGTTCGGCATGTGAAGAAGAGTTCACACAAAGTTCACAGCCGACATCTACCAAGAGGATCTGGAAAAACCTCATTGCCTTATCCTTGGTCTTCATGGTAAACTGGACGGCGTTTGAGGCCATACAGAACCTCCAGAGCACGCTGAACAGCGAGGCTGGGCTGGGCGTCGTGTCGCTGAGCTGTGTTTACGGCAGTATGGTGTTGTCGTGTCTGTACGCACCCCTTTTAATCCACAAGGTCGGATCGTGCAAATGGACAATTGTCGTCTGTCTGTTCGGACATGTCTTGTACACAGGCTCTAATTTCTACCCGTCCTGGTTCACTCTCATACCATCTTCGATCTTGCTGGGGTCTATTTCGGGTCCGATTTGGACGGCTCAGATCACGTATTTGACAACCTCTGCTCATCAATATACTAAAGCAGCACAACATGGCAGCCCCAAGGGGGACATTTCCAAGTTCAACGGCGTGTTCTACTTCATCTTCGAGATGGCGGGAATCAGCGGCAATCTTATTTCTTCCCTGGTCCTTTCTAAGGGAAGACAGGACATCGGGAAGGGGGAGTTCTGCGGCGCGATGGATTGTGGACTGGAATCCAACTGGACGTCTGATTATGACGTCACCAACTCGAGCACGTCTTCTGTGATGAGTTACAACTCAACCGGGCTTCCCGACGACAAGCAACAGGTGATAGTGTACACACTTTTCGGGGTCTTCCTTGCGTGTAACATCTTAGCAGCGTTGATTGCATGGCTGTGTCTCGACAAGGATGTTAAAAACGTGGAGAAGGAGTCTGCTGAGTCAATCCAGGTGTCCCAACTCCTACTGCGCACAGTCCGAGTGTTTAAGGACATCGACTATGTGCTCCTGATGCCGCTGGTGGTGATCATTGGAATGGCCGAGGCCATCGTGGCGGGAGAGATCACCAAG TCGTACGTCAGCTGTGCCCTGGGTGTGCAGATGGTCGGGTACGCCATGCTGTGCTTCAGCGTCACCAGCGGTGTGTGCTCCTCACTGTTCGGATACCTGAGTAAGTACACGGGCACCAGGAGCCTCATTCTCGCCGCTGTGGCTGCCAACGCTATTCTCCTCATCtacatgttgctatggcaaccggatGGGGACTCTCTTGCCAGTATCCTGTCTGTGTCTGGAGGATGGGGCGTGGTCAGGGCGGTTTGGCACACCCAGCTGTACG CTGTACTCGGCGCCACGTTTCCTAGCAACCAAGAGGCCGTCTTTGCCAACACCAAGATGACGCAGAGTCTCGGCAACACGCTGGTGTTTGCCTACAGCTCGGCTCTGTGCATGGACGTCAAACTGTACATCTACATGGCTATACTGGCGGTAGGAACGGTGGGGTACGGAGCGCTGGAATGGAAAACTCGCAACAAGAACAACACAGAAGCCGATACGGTAGACAGAACGGTAGATCGGGGGAAAGGTCGTGATGCTGCGCCGGAAACATGTGACCTTATGGAAAGGGAAACGTCGCTATGA